In Fodinicola acaciae, the following proteins share a genomic window:
- a CDS encoding TfoX/Sxy family protein has protein sequence MAYDVQLADRIRELLADGSPVTEQPMFGGLAFLVGGKLAVAASGKGGLLVRADPVRADELVATTTARPMEMKGRVVCGWLYVDGDSLRTKRQLSHWVAVGTAAAKDARASGRKR, from the coding sequence ATGGCGTACGACGTGCAGCTGGCCGACCGGATCCGAGAGCTGCTGGCCGATGGCTCGCCGGTGACCGAGCAGCCGATGTTTGGCGGACTCGCCTTCCTCGTCGGCGGCAAGCTGGCGGTGGCGGCGAGCGGCAAAGGTGGCCTGTTGGTGCGGGCCGATCCGGTGCGCGCCGACGAGCTCGTCGCGACCACCACCGCGCGGCCGATGGAGATGAAAGGCCGGGTGGTCTGCGGCTGGTTGTACGTCGACGGCGACAGCCTGCGCACCAAGCGCCAGCTTTCGCATTGGGTCGCCGTCGGCACGGCCGCGGCCAAAGACGCGCGCGCCAGCGGAAGGAAGCGATGA
- a CDS encoding Scr1 family TA system antitoxin-like transcriptional regulator, with product MVTAPGPIVRRQKLGNALREFRERRGFSLERVAEELMISTSKLSRLENAQGSPQARDVRDLLRFYEVTKPDAGRLMRWTYAARQQDWWTDYDYDSTGFTSGLDAHIAYESELRVAHESNADVARVYAASFVPGLLQTEAYARALHRSVEPWRGSEGVERVVRSLLRRQEVLKERDPEPLHLTAVMHETAVHQLVGSPEIMREQFEHLIRQNENANVELRILPFNALPVFTITCAWTHFEFGDSLDRDVVLIETHAGVRHIESSGQVRQYQRHFSELWRRALGQQDTRGMLDSAAGRW from the coding sequence ATGGTGACCGCGCCGGGGCCGATCGTCAGACGGCAGAAGCTGGGTAACGCACTCCGTGAGTTCCGAGAGCGGCGCGGTTTCAGCTTGGAGCGAGTAGCGGAGGAGCTGATGATCAGCACCTCGAAGCTGTCTCGCCTGGAAAACGCGCAAGGCAGTCCACAGGCCCGCGACGTGCGCGACCTTCTTCGGTTTTACGAGGTGACGAAGCCGGATGCCGGCAGGCTCATGCGATGGACCTATGCCGCTCGTCAGCAAGACTGGTGGACCGACTATGACTACGACAGCACAGGCTTCACATCCGGGCTCGACGCACACATCGCGTACGAGTCCGAGCTACGCGTCGCGCACGAGTCCAACGCCGACGTGGCGCGGGTCTACGCGGCCTCGTTCGTGCCTGGTTTGCTACAAACCGAGGCGTACGCACGTGCGCTCCATCGATCCGTGGAGCCTTGGCGTGGCAGTGAAGGTGTCGAACGAGTCGTACGCTCTCTTCTCCGACGCCAGGAAGTCTTGAAGGAGCGCGATCCCGAGCCGCTGCATCTGACCGCGGTCATGCACGAGACCGCGGTCCATCAGTTGGTTGGATCACCGGAGATCATGCGTGAACAGTTCGAGCATCTGATCCGCCAGAACGAAAACGCGAACGTGGAGCTACGGATATTGCCGTTCAACGCCTTGCCGGTGTTCACCATCACCTGCGCGTGGACACATTTCGAGTTCGGCGACTCTCTCGACCGCGATGTCGTGCTGATCGAAACGCACGCCGGTGTTCGTCACATCGAGTCGTCAGGGCAGGTCAGGCAATACCAACGGCATTTCTCCGAGCTGTGGCGGCGAGCCCTCGGCCAACAGGACACGCGGGGGATGCTGGACTCCGCGGCTGGACGGTGGTGA
- a CDS encoding winged helix-turn-helix transcriptional regulator, with amino-acid sequence MSRSYRQYCGLARALDVVGDRWNLLIVRQLLIAPARYRELLDGLPGVATNLLADRLRDLEAAGVVERRLAEDANAAVYALTPWGAELRGPIEGLVRWSTPLMVTGPADDDYFRADWLVVPLRALLKGSSRRSSTVGIAVDDELVQVRTTRSGVEVRPHDGGELDAVVRADGAIVLGLAAGVLSLDTPGLVEIEGDEAAVRSLFGQQKGDR; translated from the coding sequence GTGAGTCGAAGCTATCGCCAGTACTGCGGCCTCGCGCGGGCCCTCGATGTCGTCGGCGACCGGTGGAACCTGCTGATCGTTCGTCAACTGTTGATCGCACCGGCTCGCTATCGCGAGCTGCTGGACGGCCTGCCCGGAGTGGCCACGAACCTGCTCGCCGACCGCCTCCGCGACCTCGAGGCCGCCGGAGTGGTCGAGCGGCGGCTGGCCGAGGACGCCAATGCCGCCGTGTACGCGCTGACGCCTTGGGGTGCCGAGTTGCGCGGGCCGATCGAGGGCCTGGTCCGCTGGTCCACACCGCTGATGGTGACCGGGCCGGCCGACGACGACTACTTCCGCGCCGACTGGCTCGTCGTACCTCTCCGGGCCCTGCTCAAGGGATCGTCGCGCCGGTCGTCGACGGTGGGGATCGCGGTCGACGACGAGCTCGTGCAGGTGCGGACGACACGCTCAGGCGTCGAGGTGCGTCCGCACGACGGTGGCGAGCTCGACGCGGTCGTACGCGCTGACGGCGCGATCGTCCTCGGCCTCGCGGCCGGTGTGCTCAGCCTCGACACACCAGGACTCGTGGAGATCGAAGGCGACGAAGCCGCCGTACGATCCCTTTTCGGCCAACAAAAAGGCGACCGCTGA
- a CDS encoding antitoxin VbhA family protein → MPDRADADRASTIAYVDASLRAEGLEPSADAVADGEAYVRGEITLDELESRADERVRAILARRSR, encoded by the coding sequence ATGCCCGATCGCGCGGACGCGGACAGAGCCTCGACCATCGCCTATGTTGATGCGTCGCTGCGGGCTGAAGGACTCGAGCCCAGCGCCGATGCGGTCGCTGACGGGGAGGCGTACGTGCGCGGCGAGATCACGCTCGACGAGCTTGAGTCGCGTGCGGACGAACGCGTGCGAGCGATCCTGGCCCGGCGATCGCGATGA
- a CDS encoding MerR family transcriptional regulator gives MSSETWLSIGEVAERTGLSVHALRFYEREGIFADAVRRGSNGRRLYSEDDVEWLHICTKFRASGMPLDTIRQYVDLVRQGGGNEHERLALLKQHQQNVVAQIEELKTCLDVITYKVNVYEEYLARGTADRLWTTTPLTDDPDVCDTA, from the coding sequence ATGTCAAGCGAAACCTGGCTGAGCATCGGTGAGGTCGCCGAGCGCACCGGCCTGAGCGTGCACGCGCTGCGGTTCTACGAGCGCGAGGGGATCTTCGCCGACGCCGTACGGCGCGGGTCCAACGGACGGCGGCTCTACAGCGAGGACGACGTGGAGTGGCTGCACATCTGCACCAAGTTTCGCGCCTCCGGCATGCCGCTGGACACCATCCGGCAATACGTCGACCTGGTCCGGCAAGGCGGCGGCAACGAGCATGAACGGCTGGCTTTGCTCAAGCAACACCAGCAAAACGTCGTCGCGCAGATCGAGGAACTGAAGACCTGCCTGGACGTGATCACCTACAAAGTCAACGTATACGAGGAATATCTGGCGCGCGGCACGGCCGACCGGCTCTGGACGACGACTCCGCTGACCGACGATCCGGACGTCTGCGACACCGCCTGA
- a CDS encoding aldo/keto reductase, with translation MRYRVLGGTGIEVSAYCLGAMMFGFVGNPDHDDSIRIIHAALDQGINFVDTADMYSTGESEEIVGKALKDRRDDVVLATKVHFPLGDEWRNLSGNSRRWIVREVEESLRRLGTDYIDLYQIHRPDAKTDIEETLWTLTDLVQQGKIRAFGCSTFPAERIVEAHNVSERRGLMRFRTEQPPYSVLARGIERSVLPTCQQYGMGVITWSPLAGGFLTGRIRKGQDIDLTSGRAALRPHWFDPSVPENVVKLDAVEQLIELADGIGCTLPQLAVAFAATHPAVTSVITGPRTMEHLDSVLKGAAVTLDDATLDRIDEIVPPGTDLYPVTWTPDSLSNAALRRRPLGDRAVA, from the coding sequence GTGCGATACCGCGTACTCGGCGGCACCGGCATCGAGGTGAGTGCCTACTGCCTCGGCGCCATGATGTTCGGCTTCGTCGGCAACCCCGACCATGACGACAGCATCCGCATCATCCACGCCGCACTCGACCAGGGCATCAACTTCGTCGACACCGCCGACATGTATTCCACCGGCGAGTCCGAGGAAATCGTCGGCAAGGCACTGAAAGACCGCCGCGACGACGTCGTGTTGGCGACCAAGGTGCATTTTCCGCTCGGCGACGAATGGCGCAACCTCAGCGGCAACTCGCGGCGCTGGATCGTACGCGAGGTCGAGGAAAGCCTGCGCCGGCTCGGGACGGACTACATCGATCTCTACCAGATCCACCGTCCGGATGCGAAAACCGACATCGAGGAAACCCTCTGGACGCTGACCGACCTTGTCCAGCAAGGAAAAATCCGGGCATTCGGCTGCTCGACCTTCCCGGCCGAGCGGATCGTCGAGGCGCACAACGTGTCCGAGCGCCGCGGCCTGATGCGCTTTCGCACCGAGCAGCCGCCGTATTCGGTGCTGGCGCGGGGGATCGAGCGCTCGGTGCTGCCGACCTGCCAGCAGTACGGCATGGGGGTGATCACCTGGAGCCCGCTGGCCGGCGGTTTCCTCACCGGCAGGATCCGCAAAGGCCAGGACATCGACCTGACCTCCGGTCGCGCCGCGTTGCGGCCCCACTGGTTTGACCCGTCCGTCCCGGAGAACGTGGTGAAACTCGACGCGGTCGAGCAGCTGATCGAGCTCGCCGACGGCATCGGTTGTACGCTGCCGCAGCTCGCCGTCGCATTCGCCGCCACGCATCCGGCGGTCACCTCGGTGATCACCGGCCCGCGCACGATGGAGCATCTGGACAGCGTGCTCAAAGGCGCCGCGGTGACGCTGGACGACGCGACTTTGGACCGTATCGACGAAATCGTCCCACCCGGCACCGACCTGTATCCGGTCACCTGGACTCCGGACTCACTGTCCAACGCCGCCCTGCGGCGCCGCCCCCTCGGCGACCGCGCGGTGGCCTGA
- a CDS encoding alpha/beta fold hydrolase — MIRPEWVDDELFPYESRFVDLGGHTVHYVDEGSGPALLLLHGNPTWSFDYREVIGALRDEFRCVALDYPGFGLSSAAPDYRYLPEEHAAVVVDFIDHLDLSDVTLVAHDWGGPIGLSAAQRRLDRFVRLVLANTWAWPVSGDLPIELASRLLGGPVGRELTRRFNVLVNAMVPAGHRRRKPTAGEMAHYRGALGTYDRRHASAVLPRRITASHAFLAEVEAGLADLASLPALIVWGDADFAFRAKERERWERTFADHRTVIVEGAGHFVQSDAPEEFAAAVREWRSVFAKES, encoded by the coding sequence ATGATCAGACCGGAGTGGGTGGACGACGAGCTTTTCCCGTACGAGAGCCGCTTCGTCGACCTCGGCGGGCACACGGTTCACTACGTCGACGAAGGATCGGGCCCGGCGTTGTTGCTGCTGCACGGCAACCCGACCTGGTCGTTCGACTATCGCGAGGTGATAGGCGCACTGCGCGACGAGTTCCGCTGCGTCGCGCTCGACTATCCCGGTTTCGGCCTGTCGTCGGCGGCGCCGGACTACCGCTATCTGCCGGAGGAGCACGCCGCGGTCGTCGTGGACTTCATCGATCACCTGGACCTGTCGGACGTCACCCTCGTCGCGCACGACTGGGGAGGTCCGATCGGCCTGTCCGCGGCCCAGCGGCGGCTGGACCGGTTCGTACGCCTGGTCCTGGCCAACACCTGGGCCTGGCCGGTCAGCGGCGACCTTCCCATCGAGCTGGCGTCCCGCCTGCTGGGCGGGCCGGTCGGGCGCGAGCTGACCCGGCGGTTCAACGTCCTCGTCAACGCGATGGTCCCGGCCGGCCACCGGCGGCGAAAGCCGACCGCCGGCGAAATGGCGCACTACCGAGGCGCGCTTGGCACGTACGACCGGCGTCATGCGTCGGCCGTGCTGCCGCGGCGTATCACCGCCAGCCATGCGTTTCTCGCCGAGGTCGAGGCCGGACTGGCGGATCTCGCCTCGCTTCCGGCGCTCATCGTGTGGGGTGACGCCGACTTCGCCTTCCGCGCCAAGGAGCGCGAGCGTTGGGAACGCACCTTCGCCGACCACCGCACCGTGATTGTCGAAGGCGCCGGACACTTCGTGCAGTCCGACGCGCCGGAGGAGTTCGCGGCGGCGGTCCGCGAGTGGCGTTCGGTGTTCGCGAAGGAGTCATGA
- the dapC gene encoding succinyldiaminopimelate transaminase: protein MNLPDFPWDRLAPAKQKAAAHPDGIVDLSIGTPVDPTPAVVRRALTEFADAPGYPATVGTPALREAMAEWCTDRLGAPTGVDGVLPSIGSKELIAWLPTLLGVGSGDTIVVPALAYPTYEVGARLAGATAVRSDSTTALGPQAPALMWVNSPSNPTGRVLPREHLAKVVSWARERGTTVVSDECYVELGWDTEPVSVLHPDVCHGDHTGILAIHSLSKRSNLAGYRAGFVAGDPALIQRLLEVRRHAGMMVPAPVQAAMTVALGDRQHVAEQRDRYRRRREVLRAAVTAAGFRVDHSEAGLYLWATRGDDCWSAVDFLAERGILVAPGEFYGPTGAQHVRIALTATDERVEAAAIRLASKS from the coding sequence GTGAACCTCCCCGACTTTCCCTGGGACCGGTTGGCACCGGCCAAGCAGAAGGCCGCCGCGCATCCGGACGGCATCGTCGACCTGTCGATCGGTACGCCGGTCGACCCGACGCCCGCGGTCGTACGACGTGCGCTGACCGAGTTCGCCGACGCGCCCGGCTATCCGGCGACGGTCGGGACGCCGGCGTTGCGCGAGGCGATGGCGGAGTGGTGCACCGACCGCCTCGGTGCGCCGACCGGCGTCGACGGCGTGTTGCCGAGCATCGGCTCCAAGGAGCTCATCGCCTGGCTGCCGACGCTGCTCGGCGTCGGCTCCGGCGACACGATCGTCGTGCCGGCGCTGGCCTATCCAACTTACGAGGTCGGCGCGCGACTGGCCGGTGCGACGGCCGTACGCTCCGACAGCACCACCGCGCTCGGACCGCAGGCTCCGGCGTTGATGTGGGTCAACTCGCCGTCCAACCCGACCGGCCGCGTCCTGCCGCGCGAGCACCTGGCCAAGGTCGTCAGCTGGGCCCGCGAACGCGGCACGACCGTCGTCTCCGACGAGTGCTATGTGGAGCTGGGCTGGGACACCGAGCCGGTCAGCGTGCTGCATCCGGACGTGTGCCACGGCGACCACACCGGCATCCTGGCGATCCACTCGCTGTCCAAGCGCAGCAACCTCGCCGGCTATCGCGCCGGTTTCGTGGCCGGCGACCCGGCGCTGATCCAGCGCCTGCTGGAGGTCCGCCGGCACGCCGGCATGATGGTGCCGGCGCCGGTCCAGGCGGCGATGACCGTCGCGCTCGGCGACCGCCAGCACGTCGCCGAGCAGCGCGACCGCTATCGCCGGCGGCGCGAGGTGCTGCGTGCGGCGGTGACCGCCGCCGGATTCCGGGTCGACCACTCCGAAGCCGGCCTCTATCTGTGGGCCACCCGCGGCGACGACTGCTGGTCCGCGGTCGACTTCCTGGCCGAGCGCGGCATCCTGGTCGCGCCTGGCGAGTTCTACGGCCCGACCGGCGCTCAGCACGTACGGATCGCGCTCACCGCGACCGACGAACGCGTCGAAGCGGCCGCCATCCGGCTCGCGTCCAAAAGTTAG
- a CDS encoding DUF397 domain-containing protein has protein sequence MTEPAPQSEKKIQPDLTNAVWQSAEGPDVDPDQSRVEIAFVEDMICMRNGADPDGPVLTFTQAEWDAFVLGAKDGEFDLDEDGNLPPLPPQPAS, from the coding sequence GTGACCGAACCAGCACCGCAGAGTGAGAAAAAGATCCAGCCGGACCTGACCAACGCGGTCTGGCAGAGCGCCGAAGGCCCGGACGTCGACCCCGACCAGAGCCGCGTGGAGATCGCGTTCGTCGAGGACATGATCTGCATGCGCAACGGAGCCGACCCGGACGGCCCGGTGCTCACCTTCACCCAGGCCGAGTGGGACGCGTTCGTACTCGGCGCCAAGGACGGCGAGTTCGACCTCGACGAGGACGGCAACCTGCCGCCGCTGCCACCCCAACCCGCCAGCTGA
- a CDS encoding maleylpyruvate isomerase N-terminal domain-containing protein — translation MTDTMAGVRTAVREVVPRLAALVRDIPDANAASVGTWTVGEVAAHLTHVLRVDTDAIAGRPVPRAVVTKAGIAEATGKLLAEDGERDPARLADRIVTLADEFDDVASRSRSATVDWLQGTRLPPSAVACHLLNECLIHGHDIAKSTGRGWSIRREHALLTVENGALVLISALSPTAFVDQGKAASFRARVDLRLRGGGRTLMAFDQGSLTLHAGGASDVDAHISVDPVALMLLFMSRQGIWKPLVEGKLAAWGRRPWKLQQMLTVLSPP, via the coding sequence ATGACCGACACCATGGCCGGCGTGCGTACGGCGGTGCGCGAAGTCGTGCCGCGGCTGGCCGCGCTCGTACGCGACATCCCGGACGCCAACGCCGCGTCGGTGGGCACCTGGACGGTCGGTGAGGTCGCGGCTCACCTGACGCATGTCCTGCGCGTCGACACCGACGCCATCGCCGGACGGCCGGTCCCGCGGGCCGTCGTGACGAAGGCCGGAATCGCCGAGGCCACCGGGAAACTCCTGGCCGAGGACGGCGAACGAGACCCGGCCAGGCTCGCCGATCGCATCGTCACGCTGGCCGACGAGTTCGACGACGTGGCGTCCCGTTCGCGGTCAGCCACTGTCGACTGGCTGCAGGGCACTCGCCTGCCACCGTCGGCGGTGGCGTGCCACCTGCTCAACGAGTGCCTGATCCATGGCCACGACATCGCCAAAAGCACCGGACGCGGTTGGTCGATACGGCGTGAGCACGCTCTGCTCACCGTCGAAAACGGCGCTTTGGTGCTGATCTCGGCCCTTTCGCCGACCGCCTTCGTGGATCAGGGAAAAGCCGCGTCCTTCCGCGCTCGCGTGGACCTGCGTCTGCGTGGCGGCGGACGTACGCTGATGGCCTTCGACCAGGGTTCGCTGACGTTGCACGCAGGAGGCGCGAGCGACGTCGACGCTCACATCAGCGTCGACCCGGTGGCCCTCATGTTGCTTTTCATGAGCCGGCAGGGCATCTGGAAGCCGCTGGTGGAAGGAAAACTCGCCGCCTGGGGCCGCCGGCCCTGGAAGCTCCAGCAAATGCTGACCGTGCTCAGCCCGCCATAA
- the fdxA gene encoding ferredoxin gives MTYVIAEPCVDVLDKACIEECPVDCIYEGERMLYIHPDECVDCGACEPVCPVEAIFYEDDVPDQWKDYYTANVEFFSDLGSPGGASKLGKINKDHPTVAALPPQGE, from the coding sequence GTGACCTACGTCATCGCCGAGCCCTGCGTCGACGTGCTGGACAAGGCATGCATCGAGGAATGCCCTGTCGACTGCATTTACGAGGGCGAACGGATGCTCTACATCCACCCGGACGAGTGCGTCGACTGCGGCGCCTGCGAGCCGGTGTGTCCGGTCGAGGCCATCTTCTACGAGGACGACGTGCCGGACCAGTGGAAGGACTACTACACCGCCAACGTCGAGTTCTTCAGCGACCTCGGCTCGCCCGGCGGTGCGTCCAAGCTCGGCAAGATCAACAAGGATCACCCCACGGTGGCCGCGCTGCCGCCACAGGGCGAGTGA
- a CDS encoding GlsB/YeaQ/YmgE family stress response membrane protein: MFWTIIGTLIGGIIIGALARLILPGRQAMPWWLTIVVGVVAMIIGRVVAGFFGVATTPGVDWIRWAITIVIGVVLVAIVAAIYPKMRGGSTSTT; encoded by the coding sequence ATGTTCTGGACCATCATCGGAACGCTGATCGGCGGCATCATCATCGGTGCTTTGGCGCGGCTGATTCTGCCCGGTAGGCAGGCCATGCCGTGGTGGCTGACCATCGTGGTCGGTGTCGTCGCGATGATCATCGGACGCGTCGTCGCCGGCTTCTTCGGCGTCGCTACAACGCCGGGCGTCGACTGGATCCGGTGGGCCATCACGATCGTGATCGGCGTCGTACTCGTCGCCATCGTCGCGGCCATCTACCCGAAGATGCGCGGCGGCAGCACAAGCACAACCTGA
- a CDS encoding GNAT family N-acetyltransferase has protein sequence MDTSVIELERIAMAGWPGLELATLGEWRLRAASGFTGRGNSALPLGSPGLPSAEAVSYVRDWYFSRGLPAMVQVPLPARADLVPVLEDAGFTRAWGALVLTAPVSAVLALPERTDLPAVSWSAEPGADWLSLYHYRGGELPSYGVDVLKAGASPAFGTLVSDGEVAGICRTSVSEGWVGLTAVEVSAAYRRRGLATHLLRSAAAVTPATSVYLQVEHSNEAALALYKRTGFTQHHEYFYWRLPRA, from the coding sequence TTGGACACATCCGTCATCGAGCTCGAGCGGATCGCCATGGCCGGTTGGCCGGGGCTCGAGCTTGCGACGCTCGGCGAGTGGCGGCTGCGCGCCGCGTCCGGCTTCACCGGGCGAGGCAACTCGGCACTGCCGCTGGGCTCACCGGGCCTGCCATCGGCCGAAGCGGTGTCGTACGTCCGCGACTGGTATTTCTCCCGTGGCCTGCCGGCGATGGTGCAGGTGCCGCTGCCGGCTCGAGCCGACCTCGTCCCGGTCCTGGAGGACGCCGGTTTCACGCGTGCGTGGGGTGCGCTGGTGCTGACCGCGCCGGTGTCGGCGGTGTTGGCGTTGCCAGAGCGTACGGACCTGCCGGCGGTGTCGTGGTCGGCCGAGCCGGGCGCCGACTGGCTGTCGCTCTACCACTATCGCGGCGGCGAGCTGCCGTCGTACGGCGTCGACGTGCTGAAGGCCGGCGCCTCGCCGGCTTTCGGGACGCTGGTGAGCGACGGTGAGGTGGCTGGGATCTGCCGTACCAGCGTGTCGGAGGGGTGGGTCGGGTTGACCGCGGTCGAGGTGTCGGCGGCCTACCGCCGGCGCGGCCTGGCGACGCACCTGCTCCGCTCGGCGGCCGCGGTGACGCCGGCCACGTCGGTGTATCTGCAGGTGGAGCACTCGAACGAGGCCGCGCTGGCGCTCTACAAACGTACCGGCTTCACCCAGCACCACGAGTACTTCTACTGGCGCCTCCCCCGCGCCTGA
- a CDS encoding helix-turn-helix domain-containing protein yields the protein MPSVTGPIIPRRRLAAALRRLRESAGLSLTEVADELMISKSKLSRLENAQGNPQARDVRDLIRLYRVDGTPEAGNLMRWARSTTQTAWWSGYRYDDSGFASDLKTHVEYESEAVVARIYTIPFVPALLQTEAYARALYRSIEPWRSAEDIDQLVKLRLRRQEVLARRDREPLRLEAVMHECAVHQFVGSGRIVHEQLAALLTLPEHVALRVLPFSAAPVFASTCMWALLVFDEELDTVVHVETHAGFRFIQDRDQVCEYGSHFVQLWRRSLDEEESRSFIGDAMRAWLRGR from the coding sequence GTGCCATCGGTCACTGGCCCGATCATTCCGCGCCGCCGGCTGGCCGCGGCGCTTCGCCGGCTGCGCGAGTCGGCTGGGCTCAGCCTGACCGAGGTCGCCGACGAGCTGATGATCAGCAAGTCGAAACTGTCGCGTTTGGAGAACGCGCAGGGCAATCCGCAGGCCAGGGACGTACGCGATCTCATCCGGCTGTATCGCGTCGATGGCACTCCGGAGGCCGGCAACCTCATGCGGTGGGCCCGCTCCACCACACAGACCGCGTGGTGGAGCGGTTATCGGTACGACGACAGCGGTTTCGCGTCAGATCTCAAGACGCACGTCGAATACGAGTCGGAGGCCGTGGTCGCCAGGATCTACACGATCCCGTTCGTCCCGGCGCTGTTGCAGACCGAGGCGTACGCTCGCGCGCTTTACCGCTCCATCGAGCCGTGGCGCAGCGCGGAGGACATCGACCAGCTGGTGAAACTTCGGTTACGGCGACAGGAAGTGCTGGCGCGCCGGGACCGCGAGCCGTTGCGGCTGGAGGCGGTGATGCACGAGTGTGCCGTCCACCAGTTCGTCGGGTCGGGCCGGATCGTGCACGAGCAGCTGGCGGCGTTGTTGACGTTGCCGGAGCACGTGGCGTTGCGGGTCCTGCCGTTCTCGGCCGCTCCGGTTTTCGCGAGTACGTGCATGTGGGCTTTGCTGGTGTTCGACGAGGAGCTGGACACCGTCGTGCACGTGGAGACGCACGCCGGATTCCGGTTCATCCAGGACCGCGACCAGGTTTGCGAGTACGGCAGCCATTTCGTCCAGCTTTGGCGCCGATCGCTGGACGAGGAGGAGTCGCGGTCGTTCATCGGGGACGCGATGCGTGCGTGGCTGCGCGGTCGATGA